In Pristis pectinata isolate sPriPec2 chromosome 26, sPriPec2.1.pri, whole genome shotgun sequence, the genomic stretch GCACATGATCTGTTGGGTCTTACTTTTCACTTTGAGGTGATGTTAAGGTCACACAAAGaacaaagggattttttttaatacagggaatcagaaaatgtcagaaacaacTGTGGTAGCGGAATATTGGAAATGAAAGAGGATTGGGATTtgtaaaagaataaaaatgactatgggaaatctgaaattcttTCAGAGAGCCGACACAGACAGTGGGTGAGAGGACTCATTTAGTACTGAGTTCCACAACTCTGGGTGTTAAACTCTCTTTAATACAAATGGTGCATCTGAGCAAAAGATGTCATGATTTTTGTCAAAACCCAAGCAGTGTTGAGAAAACAGCCCCTCACCACagacaattattttattttcatcttgcAATTCTACCTCTACCCACATGTTCAGCACCCATGATTCAATTATCTGCTGATAAAATCTGCCTTGATTTTTGAAAGTTGGCCTAAAATTACTCACCACAATCAAAAAGATCAAATCCCTGTTTAATCTCCTCAAGGACATCTCTCGCATCTCCCTGATACTCTATCACAATCTGAAGGAATTCATGGAAGCTCACGTTCCTGTGGGAAGACAAAGAGACGGCaaattgttctatggttctatgcataaggaggaatttaaaatagggggatatgtgggaggaagggtttagatagtcttaagcgaggtttaaaggtcagcacaacttggtgggccgaagggcctgtattgttctatggttctatgcaaaTTGAGAAGTGTTTGCACTCACTGATCTCAGTGCTACCTTCTCAGGAAGTGTATGCCCCTGGGTGATACAGCAGTGAAACAGAAACATCCCATGATTTGCCCCATACTCTGTGCTCACATCAGGCAATAGGGACTATAGGTAGGAAGTTAGAGGGAAGGACCTTGGGATTACTCCTTGTGCCACATGCTCGTAGTGAGTGTAGAAATAGGACAGGTAAATCTGTGGCTAAAGGGTTGTTGCAGGGAGAGGGGCTTTAGGTACTTGGACACGTGAGATTGCTTCTGGGGCAGgtggacctgtacaagaagggcAGATTGCACCTGGATAAACGTCCTTGAAGGGAGGTTTGCTCATGttactggagagggttcaaactaatttggtgggggggggggggtgcggtggtggTGAGATGCAGAgtagcagtgcagcaggtggggagatTGACTCaaatgtagaggataaatcaagcaagtccagtgggcagagcagacaagTTAAGAATAGCGAGCATGGGAGGGCTGGGAGGCAAAACTGTATTTACTTCAATGCAAAGACTCTCATGGGTAagactgatgaacttagagcatggatcagcacatgaaaTGATGAGTTTATTGCAATTATAGAAATGTGGTTCAGGAAAGGCCAGGACCTGgatcttaatgttctggggtatagTAGTTGCAGATGTGACAGAGGGGATGTAGAAGGGCAGGGGGAGTTGCATTATTGATCAGGAAGAGCATCACGTAGTACTCAGAGAGGATGTCTTGGAGGTATCATCCAGTGAGGACATATGGGGAGatctttgaaattaaaaagagTTGAAAACTTTGCTAGGATTATACACTAAGCTCCTCAACTGTcagcagaagatagaggagcagatagaAGTGCGAGAATAGAAGGGTTATAATAGCCATGGATTTTAACTCtcccaatattgattgggattGCCTTGGTGCAAGGGGGTTGCCTGGGGTGAAATTtgttaagttcatccggaagAGTTTTTGGAGACAATATGTAGATCGTCTTACTAGAGATGGAGCTGTATCCAAAATTATCTTAGGAAACGAAAGCTGGACCGGTGGTGGCGTGTCAATGAGCAAGCATTTTGggagtagtgatcataattctgtaaatttcaaaGTAATTATGCAAATGGATAAGGCTCgtcctcaagttaaagtccaAAATTGGAAAAAAAGCTGATTTTAATAACATTTGATGGGAACCTGGTGGAAATTGTTTGGGACCCAGCTGCTTGCAGATAAAACAATGTCCAACCAGTGGGAGTCAAGTAAAAGTGATATAGTAAGAGTTAAGGGCCAACTCATTCCTGTAAGGGTaaaaggcaaggctggcaagattcgGGAATCCTGGTCAATGAGGCATGCTGAGAGTTTGATCAAGAAAAGGAGGCATAcgacaggtataggcaactgaaaATGAGTGAGTCCCTTGAAGAATATCAGGGGTGTAGGAGAAAACTTAaggaagaaattaggaaggcaaaaggggGCTATGAAATACCTTTGGCAGGTTAGAGtaaggagaatcctaaatcattctgtaagtatattaagaggcAAAGAGaaggtccccttagggaccatGGGGGTAATTTATGTGTGGAGTCAGGAGACATGAGTAAGGtccaaaatgaatatttctcacctGTATTCACTAAGGTGAAAGACATGGAGGCTAGTGAGTACAGGGTGGGGTACACTGATAATCTGGGGCATGTCAGTACTAAGAAAGAGGAAGTATTAGACGTCTTGGAGTGCAAAAGGGTGGGTAAATCCTCATGGCCTgttgagatgagataagatatctttattagtcacatgtactgtacatcaaaacacagagtgaaatgcacctcttgcgtaaagtgttctgggggcagcccgcaagtatcgccacgcttccggcgccaacatagcatgcccacaacttcctaacccgtacatcgttggaatgtgggatgaaactggagcacccggaggaaacccacgcagacatggggagaacatacaaactcattacagacagcggcgggaattgaacctgggtcgctggcactgtaaagcattttaCGCTACctactacactactatgcctgtaGTGCCTGTAGATCCATCCCAGGCAAGGGAGTAGATTGCTGGTGCCCTGACAGAAATgtttgcatcttcgttagccataGATGAGGAACCGATAtgctggaggatagctgatgtccCTCTATTCAAGAAGGGGAACAGGGATAAGCGAGGTAACCACAGGCCAGtgtgccttacatcagtggtagggaaattagtggaaaaaaatctaagggacaggatttagttACACTTGGAAAGACAAGCAGAAAAGGGAGAGTCAACGTGACTTTGTGCACGGGAATTCCTATCTCATTAActtgatttttgaagaggtaactgagaagatttgaggacagggtggtggacatcatccacatggactttagtagggACTTTGAGAAGGTTCCACAGGTTGgttgatccagaaggttagagcacatgaaaTCTGAGGCAAGCCAGCAAActgcatccaaaattggcttggtaataagaggcagagggtggtgtggagggatccttttctgaatggaggtctgtgaccagccaTGTACCTCAAGGATTGGTATTAGGGTCTTAGGTGCATGTGATATATATTACCAACTTGGATATGAATGAAGGAgatatgatgagtaagtttgcatgtgacatgaaaattggcagtatcgtggataatgaagaagattgtctaaagcTACAGAGGACAGAGATCAGCTGaagagttgggcagagcagtggcagatggaatttaattctgacaaatgcaaagtgatgcattttgcaaaatcAAGTAAAGATacgacatacacagtaaacggtagggccctaagtgttgatgaatagagagaccttggggtagaagaccatggttccctgaaagtggcaacactggtgggTAGGGTGgtaaatacttgccttcatcagttgaggctttgaatataagagttgggatatcatgttacaacttcacagaacattggttaggctgcacttgaactactgtgtgcaattctggttgccacactacagaggAATGATTTGTTTGTGCTGCAGAGGTTgctaaggagattcaccaggatcttgcctggatagGAGAACATCTGTTATAAGATTACatttgattagtttattgttatatacaccagggtgcagtgaaattccttgtttgcatgaagctcacagagtaaacagagaAAGTGGTAATAATAAATCCAGCAATTAATACAATAGTGCAAGGATTGTAGTGCAacctgaggtagtgcaaaaaaaccTAAAATGACAATagcagaataaccaagagaggtagagttaaggagaacctatataggctgggtttgttttccctggaatgaaaggggctgagtgacctgatggaagtacataagatcatgagaggcatagaagggGTAAGTAGTCAGAATTGTTTTCCCCACAGTGGAATGTCCgaaaaaagagggcataggttatggcgagagagagggggtttagagggaatcagaagggaaagtttttttttaaacacagaaagtggttgatttctggaacgcactgccagaggaggtggtgcagtcagatacagtcactacatttagatggacacttgaATGTACGAGGGAAAGAAGGCTACAGACTGCAAATGGGCATAGTGTCATTAGGTACAACAGTCGGCACGGACTTGCTGAGCCAAAGGGTACGTTACTGCGCTGCTCCACTCTATTACTCCATAGTTGGCCCCAGTATCTCTGGGTTATAAAGGGGAGATTAGACTTGTCAATTCAAATCCCTTTCACAAGTCACCACCTAACATCAGTCTCTGGAATCTCCCATCCTAATGGAATTCATGAGTGAGGGAACCTGATCATCGTGCCTACCTCCAGCAGACATCAACACAAGAAGAAAAAGTGTGGAgccacagagagatagagagatatagcacggaaacgggatctttggcccatcgagtccacaccaaccatcaaccatctacaccaatcctacagtcagcccattttctattttctcctctttctcatcaactctccccaaattccaccatccacccacacactgggggcaattttcagtggccaattagcctaccaacccacgcGCCTTTGGATATGAGAGGAAAGCaatgcacccggaggaaacccacgtggtctcagggccaacacacaagatgctggaggaattcagcagatcaggcaacatctacggagggaaatggacattcaacGTTCgtgctgagacccttcgtctggactgagaggggagataggtgtaaaaaggtggagggaaggggtggagcaagagctggcaagcgataggtggatccaggtgaggaggggtgataggcagacggaggagggaggagtggagatagcgacagaggctgggaggtggaggcaaccaagggctgaagatgaagggATCTGAGAGAGGAAGGCGGAggatggaaccaagtgagggaggaggggagggcaagtgggaacagtggggtcacagggagaacatgcaaactccacacagacagcacccgaggtcaataTTTAAagcagggtctctggagctgtgaaacatcagctgtaccagctgtgtcactatgCCACTTAGAGGATGGATTACACATCATATGACATATAGACattgaataaaatgaaaactGCTGCCAAACGTGCTTGACAGTCACGGTGAACAATAGCCAATAAATCGTTACACTTACTTTTCTTTTGAATGTCCCAAATTTCTCAGCACTTTCCTCAGTTCCTCCCGGCTGACATCAAAACCAAGGGTCCGTAGAGCTGAATGAACCTCAGTTGAGTTAAGATACCTAAGGTAAAGAGGCTGAttaaaatgcaactttttttaTTGTTAAATGAATGAAATCCCACAAGTTTCTAATTGTCTTTAGCCATTGatctgaaaaataaattgctggaaatagttatttctgatgaaaggtcattagctgtttttctctctccacagatgctgactaaccaaatattttctgcttttatttcagatttcctgtgttTGCAAGTTTATTTTTGCCAGAAGTTTTCAAAATGTGCTGCTTGATTGGAATTTAACTGAAAAACATTTTCTGCTGCTTTAGCAACAGATGTGAAGACTCCAGTAAATTACAGCGGAGACCATGTCTGGTGTTTAAGAGCTCTCCAGGGCTTGGGATATAGCTTATCTGCTTGGGGATGTGATCCCAACTCGTTATCCAGCTGCAATAAAACTCTGTTTTCCTCTATTGGAGTTAGCATCTGGGTCACCAAGTAATCTTTGCCGTGCTCCTTTCTGACTCTCAGGGGCCCTGGTTCCAATGTTCTCTTTAAACCTGGTTCACTGGTTTCATCTTTAAAAAAAGGGAATTGAAATTTGCAGGGACGTTAATCTGAATAACATCCAATTATCTGGAAAATTtgccaccaaagtcctgagtgtgccaggTGATCAGAGCTTCACTGTGTTAACTATTTGACTGACTAGTGCTGCTTGACCAAGCCCAAACCCCTGCCTACTTGCCCTACTGACATTACTTTGACTTCATGCATCAATAGGAACCCAGGAGTATGACACAAAGTACTGGAgtaattcagcgggtcaggcagcatctatggagagaaatggacagtcaacgtttcaggttgagacccttcatctggattcatgGTATGGGAGGAGGTGCTCGAGAACTGCCGTctgagtccagcatctgcaatctcttgtgcagCCAGGAATATGATGAAGGGAAAACATTTCAGATTTATGTTGCTGAATTTTCTAACTGGTGTGTTTTTCTTCACCTGAAGTGTTACTCCCTCCTTATCCACTTGGCTTTTCTCCATGACAGTACACAGCCTGGGTTCCCAACACTGGCTGTCACATGGATTACATTGTAttagaaatcaaaacagaaaatgctggcaaaactcTGCAtccgtagaaagagaaacagtcaacgtttcaggtctgggatgcTTCATCGTTGATTGATATTGTATTAGCTTGACTAAGGTGTTGCTTGTGTGTTTGTTCGATTTTGGGACACTCCTTTCTGAGTCCAacctcagagagtcatagagcacagaaacaggcccttcggcccactgtgtccatactGCCCATTATCTCTCCATCACATCCATCTGACTGCCATACCTCCCAAACAGTACTGATCAGTGCAACTGCAACCAACAAATGAAATGACCCCGGTCCATAACACTAAGTCTTCGCATGCAcaatcagagagttatacagcccttctgcccagttcatccatgccaaccagataccccatccaagcccgtcccattttccagcgtttggcccataaccttctaaacctttccaatccatgtacctgtccaattcccttttgaaagttgctattgtacctgcctcaaccacttcctctggcagctcattccacatacataccagcctcttgcccttcaagtccctcttgaacctttcccctctcacctctgtcctctagttcttgattccctgaccctgggaaaaagaccaagtgcattcaccctgtctatgcccctcatgattattaTACACacctctgtaacatcacctctcagtcccaaagaataaagtcctagcctgtccaatttctccctataactaagtccctcaagtcctggcaatatccttgtaaatcttttctgcactctttccagtttaataacatctttctcatagcagggcaaccaaaactgaacacaatactgtaagtgcggcctcaccagcgtcctgtacaaccacaccatgacctcccgacttctatactcagttccctgactgatgaaggccagtgtgccaaaagccttcttcatcaccacgTCTACCTGTggctctactttcagggaaccaggcACCTGAATTTCAAGCTCCCTATGTTCTATAACACTGAGATGATAACTCAGTGTTATCAGATCAGTGTTTCTAGATGCATTTGAAACACACGTTTCTTCTGATATATTTGTTCTTGATAATAACAAGATGCCCTGTTAATTCTGGTGTCAGGGCCTGTGATGTATTGAAAACAGAACTATGACCCAAAGGTAGGCTCTGTCCTAAGCATTAAACTTCTCTCCtcatttttcccctttttctcaGATCATTGTGTtgtgtacggcatacttgccttcatcactcagggcactgagtacaaaagatggcaaatcatgttgcagcttgtATAAATCTTTGgctcggccacatttggagttttgtgtgcagttttggttgacacattacaggaaggatgtggaggctttggagagggtgcagaagaagttcaccaggatgttgcctgggattagtgtaatagctataaagaaagattggtcaaacttggattgttttctttggagagtcAAAGGCTgcggagggacctgatagaagtatacaaaattatgagaggcatagatggggtagatagagtcttttttcctcAATAATATATATAAGGTGATGGGAGTGAAAGTTAAATagaaatttgtgtataatttttatactgtgtgttgtctgtagctacgtgcctgtaatgctgctacaagcaagtttttcattgtagctgtacctcactgtactcatGCACaaggcaataaactcaacttgtctTGACTTGAGCTAGTTGTTGACACTGAGAGttttaggtgcctggaatgtactgccagaggaggtggtggcagcagatCTGAAAgcaatggttaagaggcatttagacagatgtgtgaacaggcaggaaatagagagaTAAAGACCATGaggaggcagaagggtttaggttaaattggcatcatggtcggcacagacatcatgggccgaagggcctgttcctgtgctgtactgttaaatgttctatattctatgttctatgcccagCCTACCATTCAGGACATTTTGAAGTGGGGCAATGTCAAGACATCCATGGACTACACCAGCGCCTCTTGGGATGATGTAGCCATGTTCCACGCTCTGTTATCAGAAGTCTGTTATCATACTCACCCCAATCTATTTGTATCGGTGTTGTTGAACACTACCCTgagatctctgatgtcctgggGTGTTAATTCCTGCTGGATTTTGCCAGGTAACTCTCCACAAACGATCTCTTGACTCTCTTCCTTCCACTCTTGAAGAAAAGCCAGCAACTGCAGAAGGAATTGAAGAAGTTGGACTCCCAATACATAGGCCTTCGTGACATGACCAACCCACTTGAAAGCTCGTATTTACAGTGTCTCCACTCTGGTGGACTCTGCCAAGATGCTTCAGAGTTGTAAGTCACCAGGTGTGGGATTCCTCGGCAGATGAAAGCCGCATTGAACACTTGCAATGAGACCCTATGTGCGTGGGCTTTCCGTGACATAATGGGATTACATtaggggggtgggagtggggagacagaggggtgagggggcagaACAATCCCCACCCACGGTAAAAACCAAAAAcgactttgacagccagcaaagccaCGACCCCAGGCTTAGCCAATCAAGCACAAAATGCTTCTAGTACCCAATATTCTGTTTAACTTATTTATTGGGCTAACATACACAAGCAGTGGGCTATTCAGGCCCTTTATACCTGCTCTGTCTTCAATATCGCGGCTGATCTTGTACCTCGGTGGCACTCTCTGGTGCTAATCTCATTTCCCTTGTTTTGCTTACCATCTAAATATCTATTGATTGGAAATACCCAGTGACTGAGTTTCCACAGgcctcttgggcagagaaatccaaagattccttATCCCCtcggggaagaaatttcttcctatcTCAGTCCTGAGTGACTGGCCGCTTATTATGAGACTGACGcaagttgtgaacgcagcccagtccatcacgcaaaccagcctcccctccattgactccatctacgcTTCCCACTGTCTCGGataagcagccgacataatcaaggacccctcctaatccagtcattctctcttctccccccttccattgggcagaagatacaaaagcttgagagcacaaaccaccaggctcatgaacagcttctatcccactgttatcagactcttgaatggacctcttctatgataaagatgaatccttgatctctcaacctgCCTCATcatgcctttgcaccttattgtctacctgcactgaactttctctataactgtaacactatattctgtattctgttattgcttttcttttatactactttgatgtacttatgtatgaaatgatctgtctagatggcatgtaaacaaaagctattcactgtgacaataataaaccaattaccaattacaaaggGAAACAGCACACCTCCATTGATCCCAATAAGCCCTTGAAGACATCATGGTTTCCATGACCAGAGCCAATGGTCTGAAGAGTTCAATGTCATCAACCCAGTTTGGTTTTAACTTGGAAACCAAGGACAACATGAGGAAAGATACTATTAAGCAGCCAATGGTTCAGGTGCAGAACGCACTGCTGGGTTCAAGGTTGGGTTGCCATCTGCAGTAGATGAGGCTGCAGATGGACAACGACTTGATGCTCAGCCAAAGACCTGGCTTCAGACTGCACCTTCTCGCAACCAGCAGAGGTAGAACAAATGTTAACATCATGAAGTCAGAGTTATGCAACACAGGCCCTTTCTCCCACCAggtacctacctacactaatcccacttagcAGCGCctggtctgtagccttttatgccttggagGTTCAAGTGCGTATCTAGATACttgttaaatattgtgagaatacCTACCTCCGTCATCACACAgttagttccagattccaaccaccatttAGGTGAATACgttcctcctcagatctcctctaaacctcagaccctttaccctaaatctatatctTCTGCTTTTgacatctctgctatggggacATTAACTACCCTATTTATGTTCCTCATAATTTCTTTTACCTcagtcagatcacccctcagcctcctccactccaaggaaaacaaacccagcctatccagtctctcctcataactgaaatgctccatcccaggcaacatcccggtgaatctcagAGGGAACTTCACAGGGGCATTGCCATTCCATTCAGATGGTGCTCTGCAAACTCAGCAACCTGTTTGGGGGCAGATTTTGACATTCTTACactttattccatatttccttacaataaaggaggctattcagcccattgagtctatgccagctcacaaaaCAATCACATTCTCCCACTAGTTTTCCCTATGCcctattctccccccattcccagcAACTtctcccggattctaccactcacctgcacactaggggcagtttacagtgaccaattaacctatcaatccgcatgcattttggatgtgggaggaaggcacagagtcacagggagaaagtgcaaactccaaacaggcaacacccgaggtcaggatcaaactggggtcgctggagctgtgaggcaggatgtctactaactgtgccactgtgtcatccAAATGACTGGACTGATGAGTCACACTGCCAGGCTTGTGGTCACTGGTATCCACAGGTGCCCAGGCAGTAGTCGGAGTTTGTGGGATAAGAAGCTGAGCCAACAGGACAGATGTTTGAGCTGACACTGCTGCATGCAGATGTTGGACAGCTTCTGCCTTCATTGGAGCCCTGGCCATCATCTACTCGGTGATAACTGGGTCTGCAAGCATAGATGTGAAGCTGGACTCTGCCACTGTACAAAGTCTGGTCGAAGGCAGGTGTTCCGACAAGCCCGAAAGTGCCCCCAACATTTCACTGAGCACATCCATCTGCTGTAGACTGTCGCATCCAACTCCTATCCAGGGGGACAATCCaagaccctgcagatgctgcaaatctaaaataaaaacagaaaatgctggaaatactcagcaggtcaggcaggctctgtgggaagagaaacagagttaatgtttcaggtcagagaccctctgtcagaacagagaaggagataaaagaaagcataatgctattacagcaccagcgacccgagttcaattccagctgctgtctgtaaggagtttgtacgttctccccgtgtctgcgtgggtttcctccggctactccagtttcctcccacattccaaagacgtacgggttgggaagctgtgggcatgctatgttggcaccggaagtgtggcaacacttgcaggctgcccccagaacacactacgcaaaagatgcatttcactgtgtgcttcaatgtacgtgtgaccatTAAAGACCTTCTTTAAGAAGACTTGCAGTTTAACAagttgtctccttcccagttctgttgaagagtcttcaacctcaaacattaactcttgattctcttcccactgatgcagcctgacccgctgagtgcttgggcaaaagacgtatttcattgTGCATTTCGCTGGATgcatgactaataaaggtatctcatcttatcttattttctgtttttattctctctgggggggtggggagctggTGCCTATTTTGGCTGCAAAATTTATGCACAGTGGCTCAGCACATCAGCCAGGTCTTGAACTCGAAACCAAAACTACATTGAGATCTGCAGATGAGAACTTTGATCCCAACAGGTCGAGACATGGAAACTGCCATTAACCAATCCTTTCTCCCCCTGCTACAATCTCACTCGACTTTTCAATTGGCAGCCTCTAGATTTGTTTTCCAGGGTATTAGAAAAAAACTCTCATCCCTTGTTGCAGGCTAGAAAGCGATTGGCTCCTTGATGAACACAGAGAAAATGAAGACCCTGACATGGCAACCCTCTCCTCGATCTCCTCAACAGTACTTTATTGTCAATGTAACCAGAACCCAACAAGGGAGTGTTGCTTCAGGAGAGGAAGCAAAGGGAGAAACTTGGAGAAGGAAAGAAAGTTGGGAACCAAATAAATAAGCAAGAAGCCACTGAGGTAACAAAGTAAGTGGGCAACAGAGAGGAGGCATTCTCCTGTGCTTTACgattaaaatggtaaattggtaattggtttattattgtcacatgtaccgaggtgcagtgaaaaacttgtcgtgcataccgcccatacagatcatttcattactcagtgcattgaggtagtacaaggaaaaaaaaataacagaatgcagaataaggtgttacagttacagaaa encodes the following:
- the LOC127583448 gene encoding uncharacterized protein LOC127583448 is translated as MPSKKKKVVKKKKKTVTGKESQTTPGSYKSPLDSIKPEDVPRPVPMGEKLLAFLQEWKEESQEIVCGELPGKIQQELTPQDIRDLRVVFNNTDTNRLGYLNSTEVHSALRTLGFDVSREELRKVLRNLGHSKEKNVSFHEFLQIVIEYQGDARDVLEEIKQGFDLFDCDSDGKITFDNLKDACKSAGVFFSHEDLREMIKEVDTNGDGTVDMEEFTDLMLQTNLF